The nucleotide window GTCTTCACTGTCATACTGCTCTATTTGTTCTCTTGACAACATACCTCGTAAAGATTTGGTAACAAAAGATTTAACTTTTTTGGAAATATCTTGCTCTAAAAAAAGTTTGGTTGACGCACCATATTTGTTGACGTCCTCTTCCTCCCTAGAGAAAGATATCGCTTACTGCTCTCTTAAACTCCCACAAATGGTTTTAAAAAAAGTTGTTTTAGTGGAGGGAGTTTTTTTTATTTTTTGTCGACTTCCACTCCGACTTTTTTTAGGTGGTTAAAGAAATTTGGGTATGATATCTTTATTGATTCAGCTGTGTTTATTGTTGTTTTTCCTTCTGCTTGTGTTGCAGCAATTGATAGGGCCATAACGATTCTGTGGTCGTCGTATCCGTTTAGTTTTGTTCCTTTTAGGCTGGATTCTTTGATTGTTAATCCATCTTGGTGTTCTTTGATTTGGGCTCCCATTTTTTTGAGTTCTGTAGCCATTGCTTTTATTCTATCGGATTCTTTGTATCTTGCATGTTCTACGTTATGTATTTTTGTTTTTCCTTCAGCTTGGGTTCCTATTACTGATAGTATTGGCAGTAGGTCTGGTATGTTTGAGGCATCTATTGTTATTCCAGTTAGAGGTTCTGGCTTGACTTTTACAGTATCTTTTTTATGAATTATTTTGGCTCCGAATCTCTCTAGTATCTCTAATATTTTTTCGTCTCCTTGTTTGCTTGGTGATAGGCCTTTCATCTCTATTTCTTGGTTTGATATTGCTGCTAGGGCTAGTATGTTTGAGGCTGATGAGAAATCTCCTGGTATTTTCATTTCTATTGGTTCGTATTTGTTGTTTCCTTTAACTTTGTATGCCTTACCTTCTTTTGCAATTTTTATTCCGGCTTTCTCCATTACTTCAAGTGTTATGTCTATGTATGGTTTTGATCTTATTTTGGTTGTGACTTTTATTTCAGAGTTTTCTGGAGCTATTGGAGTGTTTATTAAGATCGATGATATGAATTGGCTTGAAATATCTCCTTTTATCTCGACATATCCCCCTTGGAGTCTTCCTTTTATTATGATGGGGGCTGTTCCATTTAGTTTTGTACTATGGATCTCTGCTCCAAGGTCGTTAAGTGCGTTGATCAATGGTTCGTTAGGACGGTTTTTTAGTGAGTTGTCCCCTGTTAATACGGTATATCCTTTTTTTAAGTGAGATGCAACTCCTGTTAGAAATCTCAGTGATGTACCAGAGTTTTTTAAGTCTATTACATCATTAGGTATCTCAGGGTCGGCTCCAAATCCATCTATAACCAGTTCACTATCCTTTCTATCGATATCTGCTCCAAGCGCTTTACATCCATCAACTGTAGCTAAGGTATCTTCCGATAACAATGGGTTTTCAACAATCGATTTACCATTAGATAGCGAGGATATTGTGATAGCCCTATGTGTATAGCTTTTAGATGGAGGAGCAACCAGTCTTTTAGGAGATATTTCTCCGCCTTCAATTTCCACATTCATTAAAAACCTATTTATTCTAAAAATAAAAGTAAATACTGCAATGTTGACTGAGAATCTAGGGAAGGAGGTCGATTTACTTAGACGACACATTAAGGTGTTGAAGGTCGCTTATAAAAAAGGCCCGATCGGTATGGGCCATATCTCTGAGATTACAGGGCTGCCTAAACACAAAGTTAGGTACTCCTTAAGAGTTTTAGAGCGAGAAGGATTGATAGAGCCTTCTACCGAAGGAGCCAAAGTACAGAACATGGAGAAATTCCAAGAAAGATTTAACGAAGATATAGATTGTTGTATACAAGAACTTGAGGAAATAAGAAATCACATTTAGTATTAAAACCTATATATAATTAGGGTAAACCGATGAAATGTAAAAAATGTGGAGAAAAACTTGAAGCAGATGCTAAAGAAAAAGAAATACGGTGTCCTAAATGTGGAGATACGGAGAAAATAGAAGGTAAAGACGATAGATGCCTATTTAAAGTATGGTGAACCAGTTTATACCATTAAATTATAAAATCACTTGCTAAAAACTTGCTCCCTATGACATCCTCACCCACCTAAATCAAAGATTTAAGAAGATGTCTTCTCGGCAAAGAGGATAAATATCTGGGTGTTTATTTTATTACTTCAGATTTGGCGTATCTTTCACCGACTTCATTTATTTTTATCTTAACTTCATCTCCTAACTCGGTGTTTGGTACGAAGATTACAAAGTCCTCAATCTTGGCTATTCCGTCTCCCTGGTTTCCAATATCAACAATCTCAACCTTTAACTCCATATCCACCTCAACCGGGATTGAAATAAAGTTTTTCCCAACGATATATATCTCAGCGCTCTGATCCCTTGATGCATCAGGTGAATGCGCTTTTACAAAACTAAATTCCATATCAATCTCTTTATAGAAATCATCATACATATCTCCCTGGAAAACCTTAACCAAGAAATTTCCTCTAGGCCTTAGAATATCCTTAGCAAAATTTAATGCAGATCTAGCTAGGTCTATTGACCTGCTGTGGTCTATGCTCCAGTTACCAGATAAGTCAGGAGAAGCATCACACAAAACAACATCTGGTTCTCCAATTAAATCACGAACCTCATCCAATGTTGATTCATCTGTTATATCTCCAACAATCGTTTCAACACCATCTATCTCTTTAATTCGATTCAAATCAACACCAACAATCTCTCCATCAGATAGCTCTCTAGCTACCTGTAACCATCCACCAGGAGCTGCTCCAAGATCCACTACAGAGTCATTACCTTGAATCAAATCAAAACGATCATTAATCTGCTTAAGTTTATAAGCACTTCTAGCCCTATACCCCTCTTTCTTAGCTTTCCTCCAATAACGATCTCTATCCTTCATAAAAACACAACAAAAATCAATCCTGTAAACACGAAAAGTTTTCGATTGAAAAATCCATAGACCTTAACAAGATATAAATACAATCCTTTTTTAGATATGAGGCGTTTTGTTTTATATTCAAATACAGGTAAAACCAATGGATGTTTTAATATAAACGACCTACCTGGTGATGGAGGACGGATGGACCTCGTTGCTAGATCTATAATATCAGGTTTATGGATATCTAATGAAATCCGGAAAGATGTTGAGTTTATTATCTGTCTAAATGGACCTCCAAACCCACCGATATCACTAAAGTTAGAGGGAAACATGGTTCAAGGTCTACGTCCTAACGAGAGAAGTATTGGCCATTGGATTAAAAAAGTACTAAACCATCATGAATCATTGGTTGGTGAAGAATGGAGTAATCCAACCTCTTCAAACATAAAAATAAGTCGGAAGGGAATAGAAACAATCTTAGATATAAGTGACCAAAAACCTCATTTGATGACAGATGAAGGCAGAAATATTAGAGAGCTAGAACTAAAAAACCCCTTATTTATTATCGGAGACCACAAAGGAATTCCGCTTAGGGTTGAAGAAAAAATCCATAAACCACAGAAAGTTTCTATAGGACCTATAAAATACTTTTCCTCTCAGACAATAACAATAATAAACAACGAATTAGATACTCGGAAAAAATAATAAAAATATTTAGATGGCCTTGAAACAAAACAAGGCCACTAAACAAAAAATAGGTAACTGTTTTCTGATATCCTCCTCTCCCGAAAGAAAAAGAGGATATTAGCACTGGTTTAAGATAAGTTAACTACCGCTTAAATCCCATTCTTCGATGCCTTTCTCCCCACTATCTTCTTTATCTTCTTTATTTTCCTTCTCTTTCTTTTCACCTGAGATTATTTCTTCTAGAAAATCGTCTTCGTTGTCTTCATCACTTGGTTTCTGGTTTTCTACTTCTTCTTTTGGTTTTTCTTCTTTGGGTTGTTTCTGGGTTTTTGTTTCGAAATCGTTTTCTATTGGTTTCTCGGTTTTTTCTTCAGTTTCTTTAGATTTATCTGGTTTTTTGGGTTTTATTGGTGGTTTTTTTGTTTCTGGCTCTTTTTTTTGTGTGGGTTTTTGGCCAATAGTTATCTCTAGTGCTTCTTGGACTAGTTTTTTGTATTGTTGTTTATCTGGGGTGTAGTGTTCAAGTGTTTTTTGATCGATGTTTTGTAGTCTTTTTAATGTTAATCTTGCTGTTTTTACTATCCAGCGGTCTCTATCGATTTCTTTGCAGTAATTTATGCTTTCTGGCCGTATTGAGGTTATTACTGTTTCTTCATCTGGCCTATATACGTTTGTTTTGCCGTATATTGATACGAATGATGGTACTTCTGCATCTGAAAAGAATTTTGCGGCTTCTGGTTGATATTCTCCAGCGAACACTAGGAATTGGCCTGTTGGGTCGGATATTCTTGCTCTATAGCTTTCATCGTCTCCGACTTTTTCGATTTCTGTTAGAACTCCTGATATATATAGTCTATTACATTTTGCGCCGGTGGGTGTTACAACGTATGATGGTGCGTACTCTGTGTTTCCATCTCTTACAACTAGGTCTGATTCTGCGTACTCTCTTGCAAACACTCTTTTTGCTACTTCTCTCATTATTAAGCCTCCCTGATTTGTTGTAGTATTTCTTCTGCTTTTTCTTCAGGGTCCCAAGAAACTTCTTTATAATCCATTACTAGGAAGTTGTTTCCTATAGCCCTGCCTACTGCAACGATAGATTTTCCAACGACTTCTTTAACTTCTTCATATACAACCGTTTTATCCATTTCTTCTCTAGCCATCTCCATTGCTTCTTCTAGTGTTATTCCAACAAGTTTTTCAACTATTTCTTTTGGCATCGTTGCTTGGATTGCTCCGACTCCATCATCTAAAACGGCTTTAATTCTGAGGTCTGGGACTGTATCGACTTTTCCATGCTCTTGACACTCGCTTGCCATTGTTACTCGATTGCATTCTGGGCAACGCATTATTAAGCCACTTCTTTCCATAACTTCAACGATTTCAGCTTCTATTTCAGCCGTATAAACACGATCTACATTATCCAGGTCTACTTTAACTGGTTTTTTAAGTTCTTCAGCGCTCGGCAACCTATCTTCGCTTGTTTCCTGGATTTCTGCATAATCACCAATCTGTAGTTCAGGTCTGTTTCTGTATTCCTTGATATATGCGTTTTCAATTTCGATTATATCATTTTCGTTATATGGGAACTCTCTCCACGCTGTAAAATCTATTGAACCTGTTTGGTCAGCGATAGTACCCGACCTTATAGATTTTGGTTCTCCATCCACCTCGATCTCCCGATCGACAACGCGAAGTATTCGACCTGTTATTTCAACGCCACTGTCTCCAGCATTAAGTTCTGAGATTTCCTTCTTGCCAACGGTTTTACGTGTAGTTCCAGTATGTTTCCTAAGAATAGTACTAACTGCCTGATCTTTTGGAACTTTATACTTCAAAATTAGATCTTCGACTTCTTTTTTTATCTGAGATTCATCGAAATCACTAAGAGATCCTTTAAGCTCTTCTATAGCTTCTTCTACTTCATTTCTATTCATATATAGGCCCCCTCCTTTGGATTTGGAGGCTTTTCCATTAAACAAAACATATGTTACTGAAATAATAAAGGTATAACGGTAAGATAACTGAAAGTGAAGCCCGTCGATAACAACAAAACATATTACAAAAATCATTTTATCCAAAATGATTGAAGAAAAAATTTAATACATAAACATTAATAAATCATAGTTGTATAGTAGTACTATAAGGTGGCTTCAACGGCCATTACATTGATCGATAAATAGGTACAATCAATTCAATGCCCCCTAAAGTCTGGCATTCATGTTGTATCAAGTTTAGCCCTTCCTTCATGAAAGGAGGATAAAAGCTAAAGTAAATTTAAATAAATAAAGTTGTTTCCAAACTAGATATTAGTTTGGTAAAGTCTTTAAATAAAGTATTAAAAAACTGAGTGGTGGAATTAATGGAATTAGAACTAACTAAATTACTAAATGTCGACGTATACACAAGAGACGGTAGGTTTGTAGGAACTACTGAAGACGCAGTACTAAACATAGAAGAGAGCAAAGTCCAGAAACTATCAATTGGAAACTTAAGTCCATATTTTGAAGAACAACTTGATGGCGCTAACGGAATACTAATGCCATACAGATGGGTCCTAGATTCAAAAGATGTAATGATAGTTAAACCAATACCTACCCAAAAGAAAAAAACCGAAGACGAAGACGAAGAAAATGAAAAAAAAGAGAAAAAACTTCTCCAATAAACATTTTTTAAAAAACAATAAATTAAATAGAAAAGGTTCCACCAAAAACTGGGTGAAAAAACCAAAATATAAACCTAAAAACGCCTTTTTGATAAATTCCTAAAAAAATACAGATAAACACATAAACAAGAAGACAATATGGTTTTTTCAAATAAAACATACAAATCGTTGTACGAAAAGCTTAAGTTATTCGTAAACCAATTAAATTGATACAGCGGTATTTCCCACGGTTTATACTGTGGTTTACCCTAACTATTAATCAACATCCAAACAGGATGTTGATTCCTGGACAGCCTATACCTGTCCAGCAAGAGGCCGCACTGACTCGGCCCAAAACACTCGGCAATGTCCGTAGAACTCCCATAAACAAACTGTATAGGCAACTGGCATCTAAAGCCAGTCTAAATAGATGGGGGAAGTCAGATAACTCAAATGAGGTCGCAAAATGTCAGAAGATAACGTCGTATATGTAGGAAACAAAGAAGTAATGAGCTACGTGCTCGCAGTAACAACTCAATTCAACGAAGGATCTGATGAAGTAGTCATCAAAGCCCGAGGTAGAGCAATATCAACAGCCGTCGACACAGCAGAAGTTGTCAGAAACAGATTCCTTGAAGATGTTGAAGTTGAAGATATAAAAATCTCTACAGAAACACTTGAAAACAAAGAAGGCGGAGAATCTAACGTCTCTTCAATGGAGATTTACTTAAAGAGAGGAAACTAAGTTTCTTTCTCTCTTAAAAACCCATTTTCTATTTTTTTTGTTTACAAACCTATTCAGCACTGTCTACTTTTAACAATTAATTTAAAAATTCACCTTGTCTCAACACTAAAACCACTTTCTACCCAAAAGAAATACAGACCCAAAGTAACCTCTATCTCTCCCTAATCTAAAAAAATAAGCTATAAATATGGTTTTTATTTTATAAGAACCAGTTTTAGAGTTCTCGGAATCTAATCCTTTAAATCAAATTCTATTTAAATCTAACAATTTATTATTTAATTGGTATGTCTGGGAAAAGAGTTCATTTATTTATAGAAGGTAAAGTTCAAGGCGTATATTTTAGAGCTACAACCAAGGAAAAAGCTAATGAAAACAATGTAAAGGGTTGGGTTAAAAACCTACCTGATGGTCGAGTTGAAGCAGTTTTTGAAGGCGAAGAAAACATGGTTGATAAGTTAGTGGAGTTCTGCCACAAAGGCCCTGATCGTGCTAATGTCATAAATATTGATGTAAAAAAAGAGGAATACAAAAATGAATTCAATGAATTCAAAGTTAAATATTAAATGACCACCTCTTTCCTCAAGAAGCGAGTATGTTAGGGGGTGTGAGTAGGGAGGGGTATTTCACAGTTCTATTAATTTGTATTTTCTTTTGCCTAAACCTATTTTTTCAGCATATTTTGTTTGATGTTCAGGGTTTATTCCTTCTGGTATGAAATTTTGGTTGGTTAGGTCTATGCTGGCTTGGTCGATAGCCACAATATCTTTTGATGCTAGTAAACCAATATCTTCTATTACTGGTTCTTGTTTTTTGTTTACGCAGTCACAGAGTTTTGTTATGTTTAGTAATATGTTGATATGGTATGATTTTTTGTTTTTTAGGGCGGCATATGCATATTCAACTATTCTTTCTTGTAGGTCTTTGGATGAGGAGGCGTTCCAGGGTATTTTTACAGCGTCTTCTGGACAACTTCCTATACAGCTTCCACAGCCTATACAGAGTTCTTGATTTATTTTGGCTGTATTTTCGATTGTTATTCCGTTAGAAGGACATATTTCTATACATTTTTCACAGCCTTTACATTGTTCTTGGTCTATCTGTAGGTTGAAGGCTTTATGCATCTCGAGTTTTCCTGGTTTACTTCCTAATCCCATGCCAATGTTTTTTAGGTTTCCACCTATTCCTGTGGCGTCATGGCCTGTAAAGTGTGCAATTGATATTATACCATTGTAGTTGTCTAGTTTCTTCCCGATTCTAGCTTTATCAAAATGGTTTAGATTAATCTTTATCTCTAGTTCATCACTTCCATCTTCACCATCTGCTATTATTATTGGGGCAAAGTCGAAGCCGTTATCGATTGCGACATTTTTATGTGATTGGCCAAAAGAACGATCGCTTTTGTAGAGTACGTTACAGTCCATCAAAACTATTTTGTTAATAAAATTAGAGAGTTCGTTATATAATGATTTTACAAATAATGGGTCTAGATGGGTATCGCTTTCTCGTTCACCAAAGTGAAGTTTAAAGGCTATTTGGTCTGTTGGATCGAATATTTTTTGGATATCTCTGGTTAAGAGGGAGCTTACCTTATCATAATCTATCGAATTGATATCGGTTTTGTATAGATAGACATTGGACATATTAGGACACATATAGAGTCTAACTCGATATCTATTGAATTTTTTTGTATCTAAAATTAGACTATTCTCTTATTGACATCCTCCCCGCTCTAAAGCGCGAGGCTTTTTCTTTGTACTTGATGGTAATGTCTTTCCTCTCCTTATATAAAAAAAGGGGTCTTCGTCTTGGTTAGGGATAATTGTTTTTTGAATTGGTTTGTCCTACTTGTTGATTTTGTTCAGCGTGTTGTTGTTTGTGAAGTACCTCGGGGTCAAGCCCTGAGGCACTCTGCCTGGTTTCTCTGTAGAAAGTGTTCCTTGTTAGATAATGCGGAAAAAGGATTATAATATAGGTCTAATTGGTTTTTGTGGTTCTTGATGGATAGTCCAGTTATATTTGAAATAGCGGATATTATTGATGAAACACCTAATATTAAGACATTTGTTTTAGATGGTGGAATTGATTGTGAGGTTGGCCAGTATTTTATGGTGTGGATTCCTGGTGTGGATGAAATTCCTATTTCTCCGTCTAAGATTACTCCAACTGGTTTAACTGTGCAGAAGGTTGGGCCTGCGACGGAGGAGATGTTTGATCTTAGTGTTGGAGATCAGGTTGGACTTCGGGGTCCTTATGGTAATACTTTCACTATTAGGGGTGGTGAGGTTTTGATTGTTTCTGGGGGTTGTGGTGGAGCGCCTTTGCTTCCTCTTGCTAAAAAAATTAAAGAAGGTGGTTCTGAATTAACTATTGCTGTTGGTGGTCGTAATAAAGAAGAACTGCTTTTTGAAGATCAATTTAATAGGTTAGGTGAAGTTTTTGTTGCTACTGAAGATGGTTCTAAGGGTTATGAGGGCTATATTACTACGCCTGTACTCGATGTTTTAGGGGATTTTGACACTGTCTATTCTTGTGGTCCGGAGCCTATGCTTAAAAAAATTGTTGAGAATACACCTGATGGTACTTATATTGAGGTAAGTCTTCAAAGATATGTTAAGTGTGGTGTTGGTGTATGTGGTTCTTGTTGTATGGATCCAGATGGAACTCGTTTGTGTGTTGAGGGACCTGTTTTTAATAAAGAGGAGTTGGATGGAACTGAGTTTGGTGAGTATCGGAGAAATGCTTCAGGACAGAAAATTCGGTTTTAACTTCGGTTTTTCTGTTTTAAAATCCTTTTTTTTGTGAAATACATAGCCATAGACAACTGCATAGACAACTGGGATGTGCTATTCTCCTCTCTGAAGAGAAAGCTTAGTCCTGAGTTAAGAGAAAAAGAGTTTTTTTATTTAATTTATTTTGAGATTTTCTCTGTTTTTTTAGTTGATGGTTCTAATTGTTGGGTGTTTTTAATTTATGGGTTTAGGTGTTAATGATAGTTGGTGTGTGAAAAGCAACTGAATTGCTGTAGTCATCTTTTGATGTGTTTCTTAGCGATTCAATAACTTTTCATTAATAAATTTCAGCAGGGGTTGGGTAGGTGGGTAGGGAGTTCTGGGTGGTTTGGAAGGCCCTAGCTAATAATGGAGGGTTCGATAGAGACTAAGTTTTTTTCTGTGGTATTTTTTTTGAATCCCCATTCCTTTTTGGGTTGGGGATTCTTTCGTGTGGTTACTTTAATTTTGGTTATCCGGTTTTTTTTATCTTAAAGCAGGCTTTAAGGCGGTTTATCTTTAGGTATAGGTCACTTTACGTGTTTAGTATTTGTTGTGCTAGTATGGCGGCGTTGTCTGCTCGATCTATGCCTACGCATGCTACTGGGACTCCTTTTGGCATTTGTACTATGCTTAGTAATGCGTCTAATCCATCTAGTTTGGCGTTTACTGGGACTCCTATTACTGGTTTGTTTGTGTGGGATGCGATGACTCCTGGTAGTGCTGCGGCGAGGCCTGCTATGGCGATAAATACTTTTGCTTCTGATTTTTCTATGTATTTTTTTAGTTCTTCTGGGTTTCTGTGTGCTGAAATAACTTCTACGTTGTAATCGATTTGTTTTTCATCTAGTATGTTGAATGCTTTTTCTGCTACGGGCATGTCGGATTCTGATCCCATTATAATTGCTATATCGGCCATTTTTTTCTCCTTTTTCCTATTGTTTTTTGTTTAACTTATTTTTTGAGTTTTATTTGGTTTGTTTTTTGGTTTTTTGAGGTTTTTGGTTGTGTTTGTTTTTGTTTTTGTGGTTGTTTTTTGGTTTTTTCCCAAAGTTATAAACAATAAAAAGAAGAAATTCTTGTTAGTTAATTGGTGAATTATTTATGAGTACTGGACAACTACCCCCAGAAGTACAGCAGAAATTGCAGAAAGGTCAACAGCTTCAGCAGAAAGCGGAGAACATTGCTAATCAAAAGAATCAGAGCAATATGAGGCAAAATCAGCTTGAGAATGCTATTGAAGAACTTAAAAACTCTGATGACGATTCAGCTGTTTACAGGACCTATGGTGACGTTATTATTGAGAAAGAGAGTTCTGAAGAGCTTATTAAAGAGCTTGAAGAAGAAAAAGAAGATCTTGAAGTTAGAGTTCAGACTCTAGAGAAACAAGAAGAGAAAATTCAAGAAAAACTCGAAGAGATCCAGAAGGAGCTTCAATCTGAGATTGAAAGTATGAGAGGCGGAGGCCTTCCTGGAGAAGCTGGATAAATTAAGTTGATTTCGGTTAAGTAAGTATATAGTTGGATTTAGTAAATAGAGAACGACTATGTTTATTAGGACCTGTCTTTGGACAGGTCCTTTTTATAAATCTTAGTATATTTTTTAAATCTTGGTATATTTTTTCTTTTTTTGTGGTTTTTTAGAGGTTTTTTGTTCTTGTTGTTGGTGAGTCTTTTGTTATTAGTTGTGATATTACGTCGCTTGAGATTGTGCCGATTACTTTTTGTTTTTTGTCTACGACTGGTAGTGCTGATATGTTGTGTTTTTCGATTTTGTTTATTACGCTTCTGATTGGTTCGTTTGGGTTTGCGGTTACTACGTTGTTGGTCATTACGTCGCTTAGTTCTTTTAGGTCTTCTGAGACTGCTTTTGCTATGTCCCAGGCTGTTATTATTCCGGCTATTTCTCCTTTTTGGTTGGTTACTGGTAGGTGTGTTGAGTTGTTTTCCATCATTGTTTTTGATGCTTTTTTTATTGATGTTTTTTTGTTTATTAGTGGTGTTGTTTCTTGCATTACGTCTTGGACTGTTATTTTTCCTATGAAGCTTGTTATTAGGTGTTTCATTTGTCCGGGTTCTAGTAGGAATGCGTCGTGTCCGTAGGAGGATCTTAGTTCGGAGTAGGATACTTCTATTTCGTTTGCTTCGAGTGCTCTTACTATTTCTTTTGATTGGTATGGTGGGTATAGCCAGTCGCTTGTTATTGCTATTACAAGGAATTTGGTGTTGATGTTTTTGAATGTGTTTATTAGGTTGTTTTCTCCGTTTGTTAGGTCGAAGTAGTCGACTGCTCTTGTTAGGTATAGGTATGAGTTTGCGTCGAATCTTTCGACGAAGGTTTTTCCTTTGTATTTTAGGTAGCTTTCGACTTCGAAGTTTATGTCGAAGTCGTATGTGAATTCTTTTTTGTTTTGTAGTTTTCTTCCGAATTTTTTTTTCATTGATTCGTCGCTTAGGT belongs to Methanonatronarchaeum sp. AMET-Sl and includes:
- the aroA gene encoding 3-phosphoshikimate 1-carboxyvinyltransferase — protein: MNVEIEGGEISPKRLVAPPSKSYTHRAITISSLSNGKSIVENPLLSEDTLATVDGCKALGADIDRKDSELVIDGFGADPEIPNDVIDLKNSGTSLRFLTGVASHLKKGYTVLTGDNSLKNRPNEPLINALNDLGAEIHSTKLNGTAPIIIKGRLQGGYVEIKGDISSQFISSILINTPIAPENSEIKVTTKIRSKPYIDITLEVMEKAGIKIAKEGKAYKVKGNNKYEPIEMKIPGDFSSASNILALAAISNQEIEMKGLSPSKQGDEKILEILERFGAKIIHKKDTVKVKPEPLTGITIDASNIPDLLPILSVIGTQAEGKTKIHNVEHARYKESDRIKAMATELKKMGAQIKEHQDGLTIKESSLKGTKLNGYDDHRIVMALSIAATQAEGKTTINTAESIKISYPNFFNHLKKVGVEVDKK
- a CDS encoding winged helix-turn-helix transcriptional regulator, with translation MLTENLGKEVDLLRRHIKVLKVAYKKGPIGMGHISEITGLPKHKVRYSLRVLEREGLIEPSTEGAKVQNMEKFQERFNEDIDCCIQELEEIRNHI
- a CDS encoding 23S rRNA (uridine(2552)-2'-O)-methyltransferase, which produces MKDRDRYWRKAKKEGYRARSAYKLKQINDRFDLIQGNDSVVDLGAAPGGWLQVARELSDGEIVGVDLNRIKEIDGVETIVGDITDESTLDEVRDLIGEPDVVLCDASPDLSGNWSIDHSRSIDLARSALNFAKDILRPRGNFLVKVFQGDMYDDFYKEIDMEFSFVKAHSPDASRDQSAEIYIVGKNFISIPVEVDMELKVEIVDIGNQGDGIAKIEDFVIFVPNTELGDEVKIKINEVGERYAKSEVIK
- a CDS encoding PRC-barrel domain-containing protein; its protein translation is MELELTKLLNVDVYTRDGRFVGTTEDAVLNIEESKVQKLSIGNLSPYFEEQLDGANGILMPYRWVLDSKDVMIVKPIPTQKKKTEDEDEENEKKEKKLLQ
- the albA gene encoding DNA-binding protein Alba, translating into MSEDNVVYVGNKEVMSYVLAVTTQFNEGSDEVVIKARGRAISTAVDTAEVVRNRFLEDVEVEDIKISTETLENKEGGESNVSSMEIYLKRGN
- a CDS encoding acylphosphatase, translating into MSGKRVHLFIEGKVQGVYFRATTKEKANENNVKGWVKNLPDGRVEAVFEGEENMVDKLVEFCHKGPDRANVINIDVKKEEYKNEFNEFKVKY
- a CDS encoding DUF362 domain-containing protein, whose protein sequence is MSNVYLYKTDINSIDYDKVSSLLTRDIQKIFDPTDQIAFKLHFGERESDTHLDPLFVKSLYNELSNFINKIVLMDCNVLYKSDRSFGQSHKNVAIDNGFDFAPIIIADGEDGSDELEIKINLNHFDKARIGKKLDNYNGIISIAHFTGHDATGIGGNLKNIGMGLGSKPGKLEMHKAFNLQIDQEQCKGCEKCIEICPSNGITIENTAKINQELCIGCGSCIGSCPEDAVKIPWNASSSKDLQERIVEYAYAALKNKKSYHINILLNITKLCDCVNKKQEPVIEDIGLLASKDIVAIDQASIDLTNQNFIPEGINPEHQTKYAEKIGLGKRKYKLIEL
- a CDS encoding dihydroorotate dehydrogenase electron transfer subunit gives rise to the protein MDSPVIFEIADIIDETPNIKTFVLDGGIDCEVGQYFMVWIPGVDEIPISPSKITPTGLTVQKVGPATEEMFDLSVGDQVGLRGPYGNTFTIRGGEVLIVSGGCGGAPLLPLAKKIKEGGSELTIAVGGRNKEELLFEDQFNRLGEVFVATEDGSKGYEGYITTPVLDVLGDFDTVYSCGPEPMLKKIVENTPDGTYIEVSLQRYVKCGVGVCGSCCMDPDGTRLCVEGPVFNKEELDGTEFGEYRRNASGQKIRF
- the purE gene encoding 5-(carboxyamino)imidazole ribonucleotide mutase yields the protein MADIAIIMGSESDMPVAEKAFNILDEKQIDYNVEVISAHRNPEELKKYIEKSEAKVFIAIAGLAAALPGVIASHTNKPVIGVPVNAKLDGLDALLSIVQMPKGVPVACVGIDRADNAAILAQQILNT
- a CDS encoding prefoldin subunit beta produces the protein MSTGQLPPEVQQKLQKGQQLQQKAENIANQKNQSNMRQNQLENAIEELKNSDDDSAVYRTYGDVIIEKESSEELIKELEEEKEDLEVRVQTLEKQEEKIQEKLEEIQKELQSEIESMRGGGLPGEAG
- a CDS encoding homoserine O-acetyltransferase, translated to MKEGSVGIVEEKNHRINKKIKLESGKKFGPIDISYETYGTLNEEKTNTILICHPLTGDAHAAGYHPGDTKPGWWDNMIGPGKAFDTEKYYIICSNVLGGCKGTTGPPSTNPKTGKPYGTDFPVVTIKDMVKVQKKLTEHLGIKKLLAVTGGSLGGMQALQWTVTYPDKVKYCIPIATTAKSSPQQIAFNEVGRRAIMSDPNWNGGNYYNQEPPKNGLALARMVGHITYLSDESMKKKFGRKLQNKKEFTYDFDINFEVESYLKYKGKTFVERFDANSYLYLTRAVDYFDLTNGENNLINTFKNINTKFLVIAITSDWLYPPYQSKEIVRALEANEIEVSYSELRSSYGHDAFLLEPGQMKHLITSFIGKITVQDVMQETTPLINKKTSIKKASKTMMENNSTHLPVTNQKGEIAGIITAWDIAKAVSEDLKELSDVMTNNVVTANPNEPIRSVINKIEKHNISALPVVDKKQKVIGTISSDVISQLITKDSPTTRTKNL